The DNA segment TCAGTACTCTCATAGTACTTGGATAGATCATTCGGAACTGGAGTTGTTTTATAAAGTCCTGAAATATCGGTTTCAACAATTTTAAATTCCTCTTTAGTTAAAAAGTGATCAGTTACTTTCATTTAAATAATTTAATAGTAGATGTTTCACGTGAAACATTATTTAAGATAAATCAGTAGTACATTTATATCAGCAGGAGAAACACCACTAATTCTACCAGCTTGCGCTATGGTTTTTGGTCTGATTTTGTTGAACTTTTGTTTCGCCTCAGCTGATAAAGATTTTAAATGAGCATAATCAAAGTCTTCAGGGATCTTTATCGTTTCTAAACGTAACAACTTTGCAACATTATCTTTCTCTTTTTCAATATAACCTTTGTATTTGATATTAATTTCAGCTTGCTCCTTTACTTCAGTTGTATATCCCTGGGTTACTTCTTTTATAAAATCAATTTCTTCCAGTTTTTCCAATGTCATATTGGGTCTTGTAAGTATTTGAGAAGAGCGATATGCCTGGTCAACAGGTGATGAAGAAATACTTTCTAATATTGGATTTATAATTCCAGGTTTTAGAGATGTTTCTCTTAGATAGCTTTCCAATTGATTACTGTTTGCAATTTTTTCCTGCACTTTTATAAGGCGTTCTTCTTTTGCTAATCCAATGTTGTATGATTTCTCTGTCAACCGAATATCTGCATTGTCCTGCCGTAAAAGGAGACGATATTCAGCACGAGAAGTAAACATTCTGTAAGGCTCATCGGTTCCTTTAGTGATAAGATCGTCGATTAAAACACCAATATAGGCCTCGTCTCTGTTTAAGATGAACGAATCTTTGCCATGAACTTTATTATGCGCATTAATTCCCGCAATTAGCCCTTGTCCGGCGGCTTCCTCATATCCTGTTGTACCATTTATTTGTCCGGCAAAATACAGATTCGCTACTAATTTTGTTTCTAGCGTATGGTTCAGTTGAGTAGGAGGGAAGTAATCATATTCTATTGCATAACCGGGTCTAAATACTTTTGCATTCTCGAAACCTGGGATGTGGCGCATTGCTTTTAACTGAATGTCTTCAGGTAATGATGAGCTAAAACCATTCACATAGATCTCTACTGTTCTCCAACCTTCAGGTTCTACGAACAATTGGTGGCGGGTACGTTCTGCGAATCTATTGATTTTATCTTCGATGCTTGGGCAATATCTTGGCCCGATACTTTCTATAGTACCATTAAACATGGGACTTCTATCAAAACCTTCACGCAATATATCATGAACAGTTTCATTGGTATATGCGATATGACAACTCATTTGTTTAGTAAGTTTCGGGCTGTCTAAATAGGAAAATTTCTTAGGATTTTCATCACCTTTCTGCTCTTCCATTTTAGAATAATCTAATGAACGACCATCTACACGTGGTGGTGTACCGGTTTTCATTCTACCAGATTCAAAACCTAGAGAGTCTAATTGTTCCGTAATACCGAATGCACGTGGTTCGCCCATTCTTCCTCCACCCAATTGTTTAGCACCTACATGTATTAATCCATTAAGGA comes from the Chryseobacterium sp. SNU WT5 genome and includes:
- the mnmG gene encoding tRNA uridine-5-carboxymethylaminomethyl(34) synthesis enzyme MnmG produces the protein MINDIYDVIVVGAGHAGSEAAAAAANLGSKTLLITMNMQTIGQMSCNPAMGGIAKGQIVREIDAMGGYSGIIADKSAIQFKMLNLSKGPAMWSPRTQNDRMLFAEEWRIALEQTPNLDFFQDMVKSLIIENNKVVGVITSLGLEIKGRSVILTNGTFLNGLIHVGAKQLGGGRMGEPRAFGITEQLDSLGFESGRMKTGTPPRVDGRSLDYSKMEEQKGDENPKKFSYLDSPKLTKQMSCHIAYTNETVHDILREGFDRSPMFNGTIESIGPRYCPSIEDKINRFAERTRHQLFVEPEGWRTVEIYVNGFSSSLPEDIQLKAMRHIPGFENAKVFRPGYAIEYDYFPPTQLNHTLETKLVANLYFAGQINGTTGYEEAAGQGLIAGINAHNKVHGKDSFILNRDEAYIGVLIDDLITKGTDEPYRMFTSRAEYRLLLRQDNADIRLTEKSYNIGLAKEERLIKVQEKIANSNQLESYLRETSLKPGIINPILESISSSPVDQAYRSSQILTRPNMTLEKLEEIDFIKEVTQGYTTEVKEQAEINIKYKGYIEKEKDNVAKLLRLETIKIPEDFDYAHLKSLSAEAKQKFNKIRPKTIAQAGRISGVSPADINVLLIYLK